A region from the Sandaracinus amylolyticus genome encodes:
- a CDS encoding PAS domain S-box protein: protein MSERWPAPPDGVSEAVLHAAHNAGIGVAVTLTEGAHIRPVWFNERAVEILGRPYEELLRSNIVELLAPEHLGEVHDIKAQRDRGDLRNGAFELSAIRPDGSRIPVAIAMGAAFIGSHRVGVTFFRDIGARRASEDALRASEARFRTLIESAPDGIAITRFDGTMVYANRSAAVALGYAAPSDLVGLDLAQLYEPEDLEVLMDRMRRMLLDGERFPPREYRLLRADGTPTVMEMTGHVIEYDGAPAVLGFGRDVSERKHMQQQLARADRLAALGLLAAGVAHEINNPLTFVSLGVQALERKIELLVADPAVREELVAMLGPMRDGTARVAEIVRDLRAFARSEDTPPPGEIDVVKVIATAERMAAHELRHRARLVRRTTGQPRAHGHAGRLEQVMLNLLVNAMQAFPEDALDPTVIVTCAERDGWVEITVEDNAGGIPEETRARVFDPFFSTKPANVGTGLGLWICHGLVTAMGGTIALESVLGRGTTVRVRMPTASPGSGRARPPSVIPASPDELRPMRVLVVDDEPTLGRLIQLLLSGEHQVHAVTSAEDAIACFDAGEQYDAVLCDVMMPRTSGPELHERVRAVWPDVASRFVFMTGGALTERSRHYLDASPQPLLDKPFSPDVLRHALRRVVPST, encoded by the coding sequence ATGAGCGAGCGCTGGCCCGCGCCTCCCGACGGCGTCTCCGAGGCCGTCCTCCACGCGGCGCACAACGCCGGCATCGGCGTCGCGGTGACGCTCACCGAAGGCGCGCACATCCGCCCGGTGTGGTTCAACGAGCGCGCGGTCGAGATCCTCGGTCGCCCCTACGAGGAGCTCCTGCGCAGCAACATCGTCGAGCTCCTCGCGCCCGAGCACCTCGGCGAGGTGCACGACATCAAGGCGCAGCGCGATCGCGGCGACCTCCGCAACGGCGCGTTCGAGCTCTCCGCGATCCGCCCCGACGGCTCGCGCATCCCGGTCGCGATCGCGATGGGCGCCGCGTTCATCGGGTCGCACCGCGTCGGGGTCACGTTCTTCCGCGACATCGGCGCGCGCCGCGCGTCGGAGGACGCCCTCCGCGCGTCCGAGGCGCGCTTCCGCACGCTGATCGAGTCCGCGCCCGACGGCATCGCGATCACGCGCTTCGACGGCACGATGGTCTACGCGAACCGCTCCGCCGCCGTCGCGCTGGGCTACGCCGCGCCCTCCGACCTCGTCGGCCTCGACCTCGCGCAGCTCTACGAGCCCGAGGACCTCGAGGTCCTCATGGATCGCATGCGCCGCATGCTGCTCGACGGAGAGCGCTTCCCGCCGCGCGAGTACCGGCTGCTGCGCGCCGACGGGACCCCGACCGTGATGGAGATGACCGGCCACGTCATCGAGTACGACGGCGCGCCCGCGGTGCTCGGCTTCGGGCGCGACGTCAGCGAGCGCAAGCACATGCAGCAGCAGCTCGCGCGCGCCGATCGCCTCGCCGCGCTCGGCCTGCTCGCGGCGGGCGTCGCGCACGAGATCAACAACCCGCTCACCTTCGTCTCGCTCGGGGTGCAGGCGCTCGAGCGCAAGATCGAGCTCCTCGTCGCCGATCCCGCGGTGCGCGAGGAGCTCGTCGCGATGCTCGGCCCGATGCGCGACGGCACCGCGCGCGTCGCCGAGATCGTGCGCGACCTGCGTGCGTTCGCGCGATCCGAGGACACCCCGCCGCCCGGCGAGATCGACGTCGTGAAGGTGATCGCCACCGCCGAGCGCATGGCGGCGCACGAGCTGCGTCATCGCGCGCGCCTCGTGCGACGCACCACCGGTCAGCCGCGCGCCCACGGTCACGCCGGCCGGCTCGAGCAGGTGATGCTCAACCTGCTCGTCAACGCGATGCAGGCGTTCCCCGAGGACGCGCTCGATCCCACCGTGATCGTCACGTGCGCGGAGCGCGACGGCTGGGTCGAGATCACCGTCGAGGACAACGCGGGCGGCATCCCCGAGGAGACGCGGGCGCGGGTGTTCGATCCGTTCTTCTCGACGAAGCCCGCGAACGTCGGCACCGGGCTCGGGCTCTGGATCTGCCACGGGCTCGTGACCGCGATGGGCGGCACGATCGCCCTCGAGTCGGTGCTCGGTCGCGGCACCACGGTGCGGGTGCGCATGCCGACGGCGAGCCCCGGAAGCGGCCGCGCCCGGCCGCCCAGCGTGATCCCGGCGAGCCCCGACGAGCTGCGGCCGATGCGCGTGCTGGTGGTCGACGACGAGCCCACGCTCGGGCGCCTCATCCAGCTGCTGTTGAGCGGCGAGCACCAGGTGCACGCGGTCACGAGCGCGGAGGACGCGATCGCGTGCTTCGACGCGGGCGAGCAGTACGACGCGGTGCTCTGCGACGTGATGATGCCGCGCACCAGCGGCCCCGAGCTGCACGAGCGGGTGCGCGCGGTGTGGCCCGACGTCGCGTCGCGCTTCGTCTTCATGACTGGCGGCGCGCTCACCGAGCGCTCGCGTCACTACCTCGACGCCTCGCCGCAGCCGCTGCTCGACAAGCCGTTCTCGCCGGACGTGCTGCGCCACGCGCTGCGGCGGGTCGTGCCCTCGACCTGA
- a CDS encoding hemerythrin domain-containing protein, with translation MIPLRSRRDPAPTVHGPDDVVGRLADCHARIRRFLVDARALATGTGEPSRRRESARAVLRYFRVAMPLHEADEDASIAPRIEQRSVGLARALLARMDEHGAIDAAVDLLCADWACWAGEGDPGHVVDLAGHQRLLETLDAAMEVHLELEEREIFPAIDTLPASERRAIVLEMQERRR, from the coding sequence ATGATCCCGCTGCGCTCGCGCCGAGATCCCGCGCCCACCGTACACGGGCCCGACGACGTCGTCGGGCGGCTCGCCGACTGTCACGCGCGCATCCGTCGCTTCCTCGTGGACGCGCGCGCGCTCGCGACCGGCACCGGCGAGCCCAGCCGCCGCCGCGAGAGCGCGCGCGCGGTGCTGCGCTACTTCCGGGTCGCGATGCCGCTCCACGAGGCGGACGAGGACGCGTCGATCGCACCGCGCATCGAGCAGCGCTCGGTCGGCCTCGCGCGCGCGCTGCTGGCGCGCATGGACGAGCACGGCGCGATCGACGCCGCGGTCGATCTGCTGTGCGCCGACTGGGCGTGCTGGGCGGGCGAGGGCGATCCGGGGCACGTCGTCGATCTCGCGGGGCACCAGCGGTTGCTCGAGACGCTCGACGCGGCGATGGAGGTCCACCTCGAGCTCGAGGAGCGCGAGATCTTCCCGGCGATCGACACGCTGCCCGCGAGCGAGCGCCGCGCGATCGTGCTCGAGATGCAGGAGCGCCGCCGCTAG